Proteins encoded within one genomic window of Nitrospinaceae bacterium:
- the lysA gene encoding diaminopimelate decarboxylase, which translates to MSHFAYKGGALHAEGVPVSQLAEEYGTPLYVYSHEALVSQFRKFDEAFAEVPHLICFAMKSNSNIAILRLFSEMGGGLDIVSGGELYRGVQAGVPSERVVFAGVGKSDDEIAYALEQGVLMFNIESEDELRNIDRVAARVGKKACIAIRVNPDVDPKTHPYISTGMKKAKFGIDITRAREQYRTAAELANIDAIGLHCHIGSQITQAGPFQEASEKVASCVRALREDGHDIRYINVGGGLGITYNDEAPPTPSEYAAAILPQLKDLGCTLVFEPGRFISGNAGLMLTRVLYGKENEEKKFVIIDAGMNDLIRPALYEAYQAILPADESVNSRPRHTIDLVGPICESGDYLAKDREMPELERGDLLAVMSSGAYGFTMASNYNSRPRPPEVIVRGDENFVIRERESFEDLIRGESIPKFITGE; encoded by the coding sequence ATGAGTCATTTCGCATACAAGGGGGGCGCGCTCCACGCTGAGGGGGTTCCTGTGTCCCAATTGGCTGAGGAGTACGGCACACCGCTTTACGTCTACAGTCATGAGGCGCTGGTTTCTCAATTTCGCAAGTTTGATGAGGCCTTCGCCGAAGTGCCGCATCTCATCTGCTTCGCCATGAAAAGCAACTCGAACATTGCTATTTTGCGTCTTTTCTCCGAGATGGGGGGTGGCCTCGATATCGTGTCGGGCGGCGAGCTCTACCGTGGCGTTCAGGCGGGTGTGCCCTCAGAACGCGTGGTGTTCGCGGGCGTCGGCAAGTCGGACGATGAGATTGCCTATGCGCTTGAGCAGGGCGTTCTCATGTTCAACATCGAGAGCGAGGATGAGCTGCGCAACATCGATCGTGTCGCCGCCCGTGTTGGGAAAAAGGCATGTATCGCCATTCGCGTGAATCCCGATGTGGACCCCAAGACCCATCCCTACATCTCCACCGGGATGAAAAAAGCCAAATTCGGTATCGATATCACCCGTGCCAGGGAGCAATACCGCACTGCGGCCGAGCTTGCCAACATCGATGCCATTGGTCTTCATTGCCACATTGGCAGCCAGATAACCCAGGCCGGGCCTTTTCAAGAGGCATCAGAGAAGGTCGCCAGTTGTGTCCGTGCCTTGAGGGAGGATGGCCACGATATCCGCTACATCAACGTTGGCGGAGGTCTTGGAATCACCTACAACGATGAGGCACCGCCCACACCCTCGGAATATGCCGCAGCGATTCTTCCCCAGCTAAAGGACCTTGGCTGCACGCTGGTGTTCGAGCCGGGTCGCTTCATCTCCGGCAATGCCGGTTTGATGCTCACCCGAGTGCTCTATGGCAAAGAGAATGAAGAGAAGAAATTCGTAATCATCGATGCCGGCATGAACGATTTGATCCGGCCTGCTCTCTATGAGGCTTATCAAGCCATCTTGCCAGCCGATGAATCTGTCAATTCCCGTCCTAGGCATACGATCGATCTCGTGGGGCCCATCTGCGAGAGTGGCGACTATCTGGCCAAGGACAGGGAGATGCCCGAGCTTGAGCGCGGTGATCTGCTTGCCGTCATGAGTTCAGGTGCCTACGGCTTTACAATGGCATCTAATTACAATTCTCGCCCGCGTCCGCCCGAGGTGATAGTCCGGGGCGATGAAAATTTCGTGATTCGCGAGCGCGAGAGTTTTGAGGATCTAATTCGAGGGGAGAGCATCCCCAAGTTCATCACAGGGGAGTGA
- a CDS encoding diaminopimelate epimerase: protein MEENIRFTKLNGSGNDFIFVDNMDQSIDADKMIDFVRRVCRRGLSVGADGVMFIEPSERADFKWRFFNADGSEAEMCGNGGRCAVRFAKQHGIGSGDVSFETIAGVIDGSIEGSVVKLRMTEVFDFKAGLEVALKGRSVVLDCLNTGVPHAVEFVEDAEAVALVDDGRQIRYHEAFAPAGTNANFCQVTGPNSLILRTYERGVEDETLACGTGAVATAILAATRGLVEPPVEVCVRSDEILTIFFSGRGAEVADIYMQGETRLVYEGEMSEDAMRA from the coding sequence ATGGAAGAGAATATCCGTTTCACCAAACTGAACGGCAGCGGCAATGATTTTATTTTTGTCGATAACATGGACCAAAGCATCGACGCTGACAAAATGATCGATTTTGTTCGAAGGGTTTGCCGAAGGGGTTTGTCTGTCGGAGCCGATGGCGTGATGTTCATCGAACCAAGCGAGCGTGCCGATTTTAAGTGGCGATTTTTTAACGCCGATGGCAGCGAGGCCGAAATGTGCGGCAACGGTGGAAGGTGCGCCGTTCGTTTCGCCAAGCAGCATGGCATCGGCTCAGGTGATGTTTCGTTCGAGACCATAGCAGGCGTCATTGACGGCTCGATTGAGGGCTCGGTGGTCAAGCTTCGGATGACGGAGGTCTTTGATTTCAAGGCGGGCCTCGAAGTGGCGCTGAAGGGCCGCAGCGTTGTTCTCGATTGCCTGAATACGGGTGTGCCCCATGCGGTGGAGTTCGTAGAGGACGCCGAGGCGGTGGCTCTTGTCGATGATGGCCGCCAGATCCGTTATCATGAAGCCTTCGCCCCAGCGGGAACGAACGCGAATTTTTGCCAGGTGACGGGGCCAAATTCCTTGATACTGAGAACCTATGAGCGCGGGGTGGAGGATGAAACCTTGGCCTGTGGTACGGGTGCCGTGGCGACGGCGATTCTGGCGGCGACCCGGGGGCTCGTTGAGCCGCCTGTTGAGGTGTGCGTCAGGAGTGATGAAATTTTGACTATCTTCTTTTCGGGGCGTGGCGCCGAGGTGGCGGATATTTATATGCAGGGCGAAACGCGGTTGGTTTATGAGGGTGAGATGTCTGAGGATGCCATGCGCGCTTGA
- a CDS encoding Spy/CpxP family protein refolding chaperone produces the protein MKAGIKKIMIASVAVAGIAVSGAVYAHGGGGEERGKSHGRGFGQNMSSQHMRGNFMGGQHMRGINMGGQHMGGSFRRSHGRGGPSLKPYISIALRFRDEIKLSDEQVTKLTDLRDKFYRDMIGERATMRTMRFDLRKLLKADKVDIKSAEKQINALSGKRAELRIKRIHAIEQGKAILTGEQYKSLQTLLRERHQARWSGMGQGMQGQGMRQGMQGQGMKQGMPQSGKSKKF, from the coding sequence ATGAAGGCGGGAATCAAGAAAATCATGATTGCTTCAGTCGCAGTCGCCGGCATCGCCGTGAGCGGAGCGGTGTACGCCCATGGCGGAGGCGGCGAGGAGCGCGGCAAATCGCATGGACGAGGCTTTGGCCAGAACATGAGCAGCCAGCACATGCGCGGTAATTTCATGGGTGGGCAGCACATGCGTGGCATTAACATGGGCGGCCAGCACATGGGTGGATCCTTCCGCAGAAGCCATGGGCGGGGTGGTCCGAGCCTTAAGCCCTATATCAGCATTGCCCTGCGCTTCAGGGACGAAATCAAGCTGAGCGATGAGCAAGTAACTAAGCTGACCGATCTGAGGGACAAGTTTTACCGCGACATGATCGGAGAGCGCGCCACTATGCGGACGATGCGCTTTGACCTTCGAAAACTGCTCAAGGCCGACAAGGTAGACATCAAAAGTGCGGAAAAGCAGATTAATGCGCTATCGGGCAAACGCGCCGAACTACGCATCAAACGCATCCACGCCATCGAGCAAGGCAAAGCGATCTTGACCGGGGAGCAATACAAGTCTCTACAGACCCTCCTTCGTGAGCGCCATCAGGCCAGGTGGAGCGGCATGGGCCAAGGAATGCAGGGCCAAGGCATGAGACAAGGAATGCAGGGCCAAGGCATGAAACAAGGAATGCCGCAGTCCGGGAAAAGCAAAAAGTTTTAA
- a CDS encoding sigma-70 family RNA polymerase sigma factor yields the protein MKPPPPTEEDALWVKRCQAGDPDAFEPLVMKFAGRIERLIWGILGERRLEAEDAVQDVFIKAYTALPKFRGDAKFSTWLYRIAVNHCRDIIRRSPPLPVPLDENMLAAEEAKEADEAGNEEKHDKAEAASSRQLQILLGELKESHRTIIVMRELEGMSYDEIGKALGIPPGTVRSRLNRARAKLLRAANSIRSEKP from the coding sequence TTGAAGCCACCTCCCCCTACCGAGGAAGATGCCCTCTGGGTCAAGCGCTGCCAAGCGGGTGACCCGGATGCCTTCGAGCCGCTGGTGATGAAATTCGCCGGGAGAATCGAGCGGCTGATATGGGGAATTCTGGGAGAGAGACGTCTTGAGGCCGAGGACGCCGTGCAGGATGTCTTCATCAAAGCCTACACGGCGCTTCCCAAATTCAGGGGCGATGCAAAATTCTCGACCTGGCTCTACCGGATAGCGGTGAACCATTGCCGAGACATCATTCGGCGCTCCCCGCCCCTTCCCGTTCCGCTGGACGAAAACATGCTGGCGGCAGAGGAGGCAAAAGAGGCAGATGAGGCTGGCAACGAGGAGAAACATGACAAAGCTGAGGCCGCCTCATCCCGGCAGCTTCAAATTCTTCTCGGCGAGCTCAAGGAGAGTCACCGAACCATTATCGTGATGCGGGAGCTAGAGGGAATGAGTTACGATGAAATCGGCAAGGCGCTGGGTATACCTCCCGGCACCGTCCGCTCAAGGCTGAACCGGGCGCGTGCCAAGCTTCTTCGCGCTGCAAATAGCATAAGGAGCGAAAAACCATGA
- a CDS encoding tetratricopeptide repeat protein → MSEKKKGNRYMEMPPSSPPDEIDLTEATNSALTHFKAGDMALAEQGFRQIIRRLPLLEEAVSTSLSSDLIIFYREIYNNLGVCLHLQDKIDEAILNYRLAIDIDPEHADSHSNMGVAMQRQGKMGDAATTYRRALELNPGHRDANTNFGALLIKMGRLEEAALASRHWLEITPNNETAIATLGNALYLQGHLEEAGKSFRDALALNPQNVMALGNLGAIYMNQGKLEEAESACRKALELAPEDTNSLASLGAVLLKKGHFEESEALCRQVIEFDADNANSFSNLGAGLMQRKIWDEAALSFREAIRLEPGHLAAHFGLATVYWAIGDDNSDKDIFERALVRWPDNAPLRLLVGSRYPAFATIEDIDRCRQDIAKLMAENNAPALDFNLDETLAFARPLSFYMAFHGRDDLKLKSQWADLYQSYFSSKFPQILDFSPQALSTQPRDLPRIGFFTTASGPFTIWLSKIVQKISKEKFQVTIICPKSEKDFFENQIGVDAKIDYFFINPDFESAIQEIRSEGFDAIVYHEVGTDPTNYFLPFFRLAPVQCTSFAYGYTTGLPSIDYFLSSEFIESDDSDRHYREKLVRFQSLGYLFERPPSFVEIHERELFGFSEGDHIYGCYQNLFKIHPEHDALIGEILRRDPQGLLAIIDSGKPNQNEALMSRFMTTFPDCIDRVKMLPRQEPDRFFSLLRLSNVLLDSLHLGGGTTTLDSLSVGTPIVTWPGEFARGRFTSACYRLMGIENCTARAYAEYVEIALRLANSPAERDATKEKILAANHLIFENDSAALEWEAFFEKTIKTYN, encoded by the coding sequence GTGAGCGAGAAAAAAAAGGGCAATCGCTATATGGAAATGCCACCCTCCTCCCCGCCAGATGAGATTGATCTGACAGAGGCCACAAATTCGGCTCTTACCCACTTCAAGGCAGGGGACATGGCGCTTGCTGAGCAGGGTTTTAGACAAATCATCCGTCGCCTGCCTTTGCTGGAAGAGGCAGTATCAACTTCCCTCTCGTCCGATTTGATAATTTTTTATCGTGAGATTTACAACAACCTCGGAGTTTGCCTCCACCTCCAAGACAAAATCGATGAGGCCATCCTCAACTACCGGCTCGCCATCGACATTGACCCGGAACATGCGGACTCTCACAGCAACATGGGTGTCGCCATGCAGCGCCAGGGGAAGATGGGGGACGCCGCCACCACCTATCGACGTGCGCTCGAACTCAACCCCGGCCACCGGGATGCCAACACCAACTTTGGCGCACTATTGATAAAAATGGGACGCCTTGAGGAGGCGGCTCTAGCCTCCCGCCACTGGCTTGAAATAACCCCGAACAATGAAACCGCAATCGCCACATTAGGAAATGCCCTTTACTTGCAGGGACATCTTGAGGAAGCAGGTAAAAGCTTCAGAGACGCCTTGGCGCTAAATCCCCAAAACGTCATGGCCCTTGGAAATCTTGGGGCAATTTACATGAATCAAGGCAAACTGGAGGAGGCGGAGAGTGCCTGCCGCAAGGCTTTAGAGCTAGCCCCCGAGGACACAAATTCGCTTGCTAGCCTAGGCGCTGTTTTACTAAAAAAAGGACACTTCGAGGAATCAGAAGCCCTTTGCCGCCAGGTAATCGAATTCGATGCTGACAACGCAAATTCGTTTAGCAACCTCGGCGCCGGGCTGATGCAACGCAAAATATGGGACGAGGCGGCTCTAAGCTTTCGAGAGGCAATACGACTTGAACCAGGGCACCTGGCAGCTCACTTCGGACTCGCCACAGTTTACTGGGCGATTGGAGATGATAATAGCGATAAAGACATCTTCGAGCGGGCACTGGTCCGCTGGCCTGACAACGCCCCCCTTCGGCTTCTCGTTGGCTCTCGCTATCCCGCCTTCGCCACCATCGAGGATATCGACCGATGCCGACAGGATATCGCAAAATTGATGGCGGAAAATAATGCCCCCGCGCTCGACTTCAACCTCGACGAAACACTTGCCTTTGCTCGGCCACTCTCGTTCTACATGGCTTTTCACGGCAGGGATGACCTGAAATTAAAATCTCAATGGGCAGATCTCTACCAATCGTATTTCAGCAGCAAATTCCCCCAAATCCTCGATTTTTCACCTCAGGCGCTATCGACTCAGCCCAGAGACCTCCCCCGGATAGGCTTTTTCACCACCGCCTCTGGGCCCTTTACTATATGGCTCTCGAAAATCGTCCAAAAAATATCCAAGGAAAAATTTCAAGTCACTATCATTTGCCCCAAGAGCGAGAAAGATTTTTTTGAAAACCAAATAGGCGTGGACGCCAAGATCGATTATTTTTTCATCAATCCAGACTTCGAATCCGCCATCCAGGAAATCCGCTCCGAGGGTTTCGACGCCATTGTCTACCACGAGGTAGGAACCGATCCGACCAACTATTTCCTCCCCTTTTTCCGCCTCGCACCCGTCCAGTGCACCTCGTTCGCCTATGGCTATACAACAGGCCTGCCCTCGATCGACTATTTTCTGTCCAGCGAGTTTATCGAGTCGGACGACAGCGACCGCCATTACAGAGAAAAACTCGTTCGCTTCCAATCTTTGGGCTATCTTTTCGAGCGCCCCCCCTCGTTTGTGGAAATCCACGAGCGCGAACTTTTCGGTTTCTCTGAGGGGGATCATATATACGGCTGCTATCAGAATCTTTTTAAAATTCACCCGGAGCACGATGCCCTAATCGGCGAAATTTTGAGGCGTGATCCCCAAGGCCTTCTCGCCATCATCGACAGCGGAAAACCGAACCAGAATGAGGCACTCATGTCCCGCTTCATGACAACCTTCCCCGATTGTATTGACCGAGTGAAAATGCTTCCCCGGCAGGAGCCCGATCGCTTTTTCAGCCTTCTTCGCCTCTCGAATGTGCTTCTCGACTCGCTCCACCTGGGAGGCGGGACAACAACACTCGATAGCTTGTCCGTTGGCACGCCAATTGTGACATGGCCCGGAGAATTCGCCCGTGGCCGCTTCACTTCGGCCTGCTACCGACTCATGGGGATAGAAAACTGCACAGCCAGGGCATACGCCGAATATGTTGAGATTGCCCTTCGTTTGGCTAATTCGCCCGCCGAACGGGATGCGACAAAGGAGAAAATCCTCGCCGCTAACCACCTGATATTCGAAAATGATAGCGCGGCTTTGGAGTGGGAGGCCTTCTTTGAGAAAACAATTAAAACATACAACTAA